A genomic stretch from Primulina huaijiensis isolate GDHJ02 chromosome 14, ASM1229523v2, whole genome shotgun sequence includes:
- the LOC140957626 gene encoding uncharacterized protein, translating to LIIXVKLVYSHFSVKSAVKVGIPEFLNGVGKGVEKHVEKLESEIGDLNKLLVTRTIKLKRLGIPCQDRKLILKFAHKYRLGLWRPRTDLLKS from the exons ttaataatataNGTGAAATTAGTTTACTCTCATTTTTCTGTTAAAAGTGCAGTGAAGGTGGGGATACCGGAGTTCTTGAATGGAGTGGGGAAAGGAGTTGAAAAGCACGTGGAGAAGCTGGAGTCTGAAATTGGGGACTTGAACAAACTTCTCGTCACTCGCACTATTAAGCTCAAGAGACTCGGCATTCCCTGCCAAGAT AGAAAGTTGATATTGAAGTTTGCCCACAAGTATCGACTTGGACTGTGGAGGCCAAGGACCGACCTTTTGAAATCTTAA